In Eptesicus fuscus isolate TK198812 chromosome 23, DD_ASM_mEF_20220401, whole genome shotgun sequence, one genomic interval encodes:
- the RNF215 gene encoding RING finger protein 215, producing the protein MGPAARPALRPPPPPPPPPPSPSPLLLLLPLLPLWLGLAGPGAAADGSEPAARAGRGGARAVRVDVRLPRQDALVLEGVRIGPEADPAPPLRGRLLLMDNVDAEKEVPRGGWIAVAYVGKEQAAAQFPQESQGSGPRAYPKALVQQMRRALFLGASALLLLILNHNVVRELDISQLLLRPVIVLHYSANVTKLLEALLQRTQATAEITSGASLSANIEWKLTLWTTCGLSKDGYGGWQDLVCLGGSRAQEQKPLQQLWNAILLVAMLLCTGLVVQAQRQASRHSQQEPGGQVDLLKRRVVRRLASLKTRRCRLGRAAQGPPEPGAETCAVCLDYFCNKQWLRVLPCKHEFHRDCVDPWLMLQQTCPLCKFNVLGNRYSED; encoded by the exons AtgggccccgccgcccgccccgcgctgaggccgccgccgccaccccctccgccgccgccgtcgccgtcgccgctgctgctgctgctgcccctgctgccgctctggctgggcctggccgggCCGGGCGCCGCGGCCGACGGCAGCGAACCCgcggcccgggcggggcggggaggggcccgcGCCGTGCGGGTGGACGTGCGGCTGCCGCGGCAGGACGCCCTGGTCCTGGAGGGCGTCAGGATCGGCCCCGAGGCCGACCCGGCGCCCCCGCTGCGCGGCCGGCTGCTGCTG ATGGACAACGTGGACGCTGAGAAGGAGGTGCCCCGGGGAGGCTGGATCGCAGTGGCCTACGTGGGCAAGGAGCAGGCGGCCGCCCAGTTCCCGCAGGAGAGTCAGGGCAGCGGCCCGCGGGCCTACCCCAAGGCGCTGGTCCAGCAG ATGCGGAGAGCGCTCTTCCTGGGGGCCTCTGCCCTGCTCCTCCTCATCTTGAACCACAACGTGGTCCGAGAG CTAGACATCTCCCAGCTTCTGCTCAGGCCCGTCATCGTCCTCCATTATTCTGCCAACGTCACCAAACTGCTGGAGGCCCTGCTGCA GAGGACCCAGGCCACAGCGGAGATCACGAGTGGGGCGTCCCTGTCGGCCAACATCGAGTGGAAGCTGACCCTGTGGACCACCTGCGGCCTCTCCAAGGATGGCTACGGCGGATGGCAGGACCTGGTGTGCCTGGGAGGGAGCCGGGCCCAGGAGCAG aaGCCCCTGCAGCAGCTGTGGAACGCCATCCTGCTGGTGGCCATGCTCCTGTGCACCGGCCTCGTGGTCCAGGCCCAGCGGCAGGCGTCCCGGCACAGCCAGCAGGAGCCCGGAGGCCAG GTGGACCTGCTCAAGCGCCGCGTGGTGCGCAGGCTGGCATCCCTCAAGACGCGGCGCtgcaggctgggcagggcggcGCAGGGCCCCCCGGAGCCTGGCGCCGAGACCTGCGCCGTGTGTTTGGACTACTTCTGCAACAAGCAG tgGCTCCGGGTGCTGCCCTGCAAGCATGAGTTTCACCGGGACTGCGTGGACCCCTGGCTGATGCTCCAGCAGACCTGCCCGCTGTGCAAGTTCAACGTCCTGG ggaaCCGCTACTCAGAGGATTAG